From Erythrobacter sp. YJ-T3-07:
CGGGGATCAACGTGTGTTCCGGCGGGATCGTGGGCATGGGCGAGACGCGCGAGGATCGCGTCGGCTTCGTTCACACGCTCGCCACGCTGGAGCGGCATCCCGAAAGCGTGCCTGTCAATGCGCTGGTCCCGGTCAAGGGCACGGTACTGGGCGACATGCTGGCCGACACGCCGCTCGCCAAGATCGACGATATCGAATTCGTCCGCACCGTGGCGGTGGCGCGCATCTGCATGCCGATGAGCATGGTGCGGCTGAGCGCGGGTCGCGAAAGCATGAGCGAGGCAACGCAGGCGCTGTGCTTCCTCGCAGGCGCGAACTCGATCTTCACCGGCGACAAGCTGCTGACCGCGCCCAATGCGGGCGACGACAGCGACGGCGCGCTGTTCGCCAAGCTGGGCCTCACACCTCTTATGCAGGAAGAGCCCGCGCGCGCCTGCAAGGTAGCGGAGCCTGCCGAGTGATCGGCGCGCTCGCCGCGCTGCTGCTCGCGTCGGGCCAGCCTGCGGCTGTGCCGGAGCCCGAGCCGATCGTGGTGGGCGAGAGCTACACGCTCGAGGCTCTGGGGCAGAAGCGCGCGGTCAACGTCATCCTCCCGCCCGATTACGCAGACCAGCCCGACAAGAGCTGGCCGATTGTGGTTCAGCTGGACGGCGGAGCCGATCAGGACCTGTTCCTGGGCAACGGGCTGGAGAAATGGAATCGCCTGTGGGGCCGCAGCCAGCCTGCAATCCTGGTCGGCATCCAGACCGTGGATCGCCAGCGCGAGCTGTTGCCCGAGACCGCTGTCGCGGGTGAAAAAGCGGAATATCCTACCGCAGGCGAGAGCGAGGCCTTTCGCACATGGCTGGCGGATACGGTGCTCCCGCTCCTGCTTGCGCGCTATCGCAATAACGGCACGATCATCCTATTGGGCGAAAGCGCGGCGGGCCATTTCGTGCTCGAAACCTGGCTGGAGCGGCCCGATCTTTTCAGCGGCTACGCGGCGATTTCTCCCAGCCTTCAGTGGGACGGTCAGTCGCTTGCCCTGACCGCGAGCGCCCCTGCGGCAGGGCGTCCGCCGCTATACCTGTCGCTGGCCGACGAGGGTGGCGAGACCGAGCAGGGCATGTTCGCGCTGCTCGGCAAAATCGGGGAGGGGCAGGCCTACTGTTTCTCGGATCGGCGCGCCGACCTGCATCACTCCAACAGCCTGCACGCTCTGACGCCCGAGGCACTGCAATACCTCCTGCCGACCGACGCGGACTGGCTGGAGGAATACGGGCTGGGCCTTCGCTGCGACCGGGGTGGACCGGCGCTTTCCGGGCAGTGAGCCTCGGCTTCTCCGTCAACGAGCTGTTGCCCCGCGCACGCGGCGGTGGGCAGCTCAAGATGGGGCTGGTCAAGCTGGGCGGGAACGAGTGGCTGCAGTCCCATCCCGACCTTGCCGCGCGTGCGGAAGGTTTTGCGCAATTCCCCGAGGGCATCCAGCTGACGCCCGAGGGTGAGGCGGCGGGGCGCGAGCTTGCCACCGGGCTCGGGGTCTCGGGCGGCCTGGCCGAAGCGGCCCACGCGCATCACGAGGACATGTGCCTGCTGACCCGGGGCGATGACGAGGAGCAGTATCGCCTTGTCGGGGCAGCAGTCGCATGGCCGTCCGACTGGACGCCTGCGGACAAGATGGGGCTTCCCCTGCGTGCGCTGCACGCGCCGATCCAGGGCTATGAGGAACAGCTCGCCAGCGGGGTCGACCGGTTCATGGAAAAGCTGCGGCCCGGCCCGATCTACGGCCGCGCCAACTGGTTCATTGCCGCCACGCCCGACATGCGCTGGGTTGCCGAGCCGCCCGAACTGGCCTTCGCGCATGTGACGCCGGAGAACGCCGGGAGCACGCTGTTTGTGCGCTCCGAACGCCAGACGCTGCGCCGCCTGCCGCGCACGGGCGCGATCCTGTTCACCATCGGCATCTACGTCGCCCCGCTGGGCCAGCTTTCGACCGCCAATGTCGGCAGGCTTGCGGGCGGTCTGACAACCTTGCTCAATGGTGAGGTGGAGCGCAGGGGCGTGGGGGCTTACGCTAGGGCACTTATCGGCTATGCGAAGGCACGAGAAGAGGAGACGGATGCATGATCCTGACCGCATTGCTGCTGATGCAGGCGAGCGCGCAAGCCGCGCAGCCGCAGGTCGATTGCGAAAACGCGATGACGCAGATGGACATGAACATCTGCGCAGGCCGCGAATATCAGGCCGCCGACCGCGAACTCAACGCGGTGTGGAAGAAGGCGTCGCAGCGCGCCAAGTCGGTCGACAAGGATGTCGGCGACGGCACCCAGCATCGCGAGCTGCTGGCTGCGCAACGCGCGTGGCTGACCTTTCGCGACGCACAATGTTCGTTCGAGGCGAACCAGTATCGCGGCGGTTCGATCATGCCGCTGATCCGGTCGACCTGCCTCACCGCGCTGACCGAGGCGCGCACCAAGCAACTACGTGAATATCTGGAGTTTCCGGGCTAGTGTTTTCCAAGATCCTGATTGCCAACCGCGGTGAGATTGCCTGCCGCGTGATCCAGACGTGCAAGCGGATGGGGATCGCCACCGTGGCGGTCTATTCCGATGCAGATGCGCGCGCGCCCTTCGTGAAGATGGCGGATGAGGCGGTGCATATCGGTGCCGCTCCCGCTGCCGAATCCTACCTGCTGGCGGACAAGATCATCGAGGCATGCAAGCAGACCGGGGCCGAAGCGGTCCATCCGGGCTACGGCTTCCTGTCCGAACGCGCGAGCTTCGTCGAAGCGCTCGACAAGGAAGGCATCGTCTTCATCGGGCCGCCGGCCAAAGCGATCGCCGCGATGGGCGACAAGATCGAATCGAAGAAGCTGGCGAAGGAAGCGGGCGTCAACGTCGTCCCGGGCTCCAAGGACGCGATCGATACGACCGAGGAAGCGCTGAAGGTCTCCAACGAGATCGGCTATCCGGTGATGATGAAGGCGTCGGCAGGCGGCGGCGGCAAGGGCATGCGCCTCGCCTGGAACGACACAGATGTCGAAGAAGGCTTCGAGGCGACCAAGCGCGAAGGGCTCAATTCCTTCGGCGACGACCGCGTGTTTATCGAGAAATTCATCGAAGACCCGCGCCACATCGAAATCCAGATCCTCGCCGACCGGCAGGGCAA
This genomic window contains:
- a CDS encoding alpha/beta hydrolase-fold protein codes for the protein MIGALAALLLASGQPAAVPEPEPIVVGESYTLEALGQKRAVNVILPPDYADQPDKSWPIVVQLDGGADQDLFLGNGLEKWNRLWGRSQPAILVGIQTVDRQRELLPETAVAGEKAEYPTAGESEAFRTWLADTVLPLLLARYRNNGTIILLGESAAGHFVLETWLERPDLFSGYAAISPSLQWDGQSLALTASAPAAGRPPLYLSLADEGGETEQGMFALLGKIGEGQAYCFSDRRADLHHSNSLHALTPEALQYLLPTDADWLEEYGLGLRCDRGGPALSGQ
- a CDS encoding heme-dependent oxidative N-demethylase subunit alpha family protein → MSLGFSVNELLPRARGGGQLKMGLVKLGGNEWLQSHPDLAARAEGFAQFPEGIQLTPEGEAAGRELATGLGVSGGLAEAAHAHHEDMCLLTRGDDEEQYRLVGAAVAWPSDWTPADKMGLPLRALHAPIQGYEEQLASGVDRFMEKLRPGPIYGRANWFIAATPDMRWVAEPPELAFAHVTPENAGSTLFVRSERQTLRRLPRTGAILFTIGIYVAPLGQLSTANVGRLAGGLTTLLNGEVERRGVGAYARALIGYAKAREEETDA
- a CDS encoding lysozyme inhibitor LprI family protein, which encodes MILTALLLMQASAQAAQPQVDCENAMTQMDMNICAGREYQAADRELNAVWKKASQRAKSVDKDVGDGTQHRELLAAQRAWLTFRDAQCSFEANQYRGGSIMPLIRSTCLTALTEARTKQLREYLEFPG